From a region of the Arachis ipaensis cultivar K30076 chromosome B09, Araip1.1, whole genome shotgun sequence genome:
- the LOC107617054 gene encoding uncharacterized protein LOC107617054 isoform X2 → MKEGAAPSPWSPPRQTREWPPSLQRSRAATFTFSRTERGGCAKGDLLPPLLPGILWSKPPLMELESSSAMAAVPPIAEKGHRCCRRKLPLELVSFVAASCRYRNHYQGCRFMVQSLLICELMWLLQK, encoded by the exons ATGAAGGAGGGAGCCGCACCCAGTCCCTGGTCGCCGCCGCGCCAAACGAGGGAGTGGCCGCCGTCGTTGCAGAGGAGCCGCGCGGCCACCTTCACATTCTCCCGCACAGAGAGAGGGGGATGCGCGAAGGGGGACCTTCTTCCGCCGCTGCTGCCGGGGATCCTGTGGTCCAAGCCACCATTGATGGAGCTTGAATCGTCGTCAGCCATGGCTGCTGTGCCTCCGATCGCCGAGAAGGGCCACCGCTGCTGCCGCCGAAAATTGCCACTGGAACTGGTGTCGTTTG TTGCTGCAAGTTGCCGCTACCGGAATCACTACCAGGGCTGCCGCTTCATGGTTCAGTCACTTCTTATTTGCG agttgatGTGGTTACTGCAAAAGTGA
- the LOC107617054 gene encoding uncharacterized protein LOC107617054 isoform X1 has translation MKEGAAPSPWSPPRQTREWPPSLQRSRAATFTFSRTERGGCAKGDLLPPLLPGILWSKPPLMELESSSAMAAVPPIAEKGHRCCRRKLPLELVSFGVAASCRYRNHYQGCRFMVQSLLICELMWLLQK, from the exons ATGAAGGAGGGAGCCGCACCCAGTCCCTGGTCGCCGCCGCGCCAAACGAGGGAGTGGCCGCCGTCGTTGCAGAGGAGCCGCGCGGCCACCTTCACATTCTCCCGCACAGAGAGAGGGGGATGCGCGAAGGGGGACCTTCTTCCGCCGCTGCTGCCGGGGATCCTGTGGTCCAAGCCACCATTGATGGAGCTTGAATCGTCGTCAGCCATGGCTGCTGTGCCTCCGATCGCCGAGAAGGGCCACCGCTGCTGCCGCCGAAAATTGCCACTGGAACTGGTGTCGTTTG GAGTTGCTGCAAGTTGCCGCTACCGGAATCACTACCAGGGCTGCCGCTTCATGGTTCAGTCACTTCTTATTTGCG agttgatGTGGTTACTGCAAAAGTGA